One segment of Natronosalvus halobius DNA contains the following:
- a CDS encoding PQQ-binding-like beta-propeller repeat protein: MSSAQSPSPGDPPTYHHGITLTRRRTLQAIGAAAIAGTASSGTVAADNGLVDGLKEAIGGVIDKTHWTMAVFAMPVFVGLVGGTWYRNAMNEDPTSDRVQLHQLVTNEAAWMNNHSVNFGNYLNDTRPIASLEARHGMASEWELGNGSSKGYDTALSRIRQYYCVPEFNHLHVSNKALLQLSYIAGAGQNTDPAYNIQTIGERVSDGSNVIVRISDAREQTKPVLHEGTVVDENALDNVDNLDGDDGRFITPVFDFLDASDETLIGSKALGPDELDAWDSDHQLSVRGDGHTGATTFVLEDGTEVLTDLRLTTQNVSDDGGDLNSTDSLLAFDGREFFEILEEVRTLSDDVVAWYDQSFVEDIYAELDAGNITPEQVRSPEGMARFLSGTDDPTDERFQISWMQQFGFERPDLRLVRGMRVNWTGATDTWIDPDPNLDDRHAYPDEYVDGETYNGMLFGTEDVDFKSGNRYAVGSERFSRSDGGLAVIDQMGDPVRYHSPSGRVFGSPEHNIAIGESGGDVEAMNTTDGSVAWTGSYTHNGYNRWAGLSKNQDVFVVVDSPSGSDPAPAKTFDVETGDVLWSSTLADQGRQLSVTENYLAHLGTSSTDGLCIYDLYTGTEYVAESGDFYDNLHAAAETGSVVASGWDGTYKAYDTDTWEVLWTGSHSPNHAIGHDGVLYLANGTTLTALEADTGTEMWTYTASDSIVSLNVAQSADHLVLGASGTVRVSFDGDELATVGGLSPYWLRLPNESLDGVAARAIMFDESTRDEDGEVIEQGQGQVDLWDGVLEVVEMWDAEGADITHVDDGTISDIEALEGTPDSIDTIVEEMDEFDSVDDIRYTRDVLAIIEHYEVDATVGNDGDADVQTTEPDYTDQDYDAVTSAEFAEAMAELEELIAQLESENEETSSSTEDDEPLFGGLFGSFDGGSGTLLGFGLIAAVVLAVVGIVTDLLPWTR, from the coding sequence ATGTCGTCAGCCCAAAGCCCATCGCCAGGAGATCCTCCGACGTACCATCACGGGATCACGCTCACCCGGCGCCGGACGCTCCAGGCGATCGGCGCGGCTGCGATCGCGGGGACGGCCTCGAGCGGAACGGTCGCTGCTGACAATGGCCTCGTCGATGGCCTCAAGGAGGCTATCGGCGGTGTCATCGACAAGACCCACTGGACGATGGCGGTCTTCGCGATGCCTGTCTTCGTCGGCCTCGTCGGAGGCACCTGGTATCGCAACGCGATGAACGAAGACCCAACGTCCGACCGCGTGCAGCTGCACCAACTCGTAACCAACGAGGCGGCCTGGATGAACAACCACTCGGTAAACTTCGGTAACTACCTGAACGACACTCGCCCTATCGCCTCGCTCGAGGCGCGTCACGGGATGGCGTCTGAATGGGAACTCGGAAACGGCTCGAGCAAAGGTTACGACACTGCGCTCTCGCGCATTCGCCAGTACTACTGCGTTCCTGAGTTCAACCATCTGCACGTCTCTAACAAGGCGCTGCTGCAACTGTCCTATATCGCTGGCGCTGGTCAGAACACGGACCCGGCGTACAACATTCAGACGATCGGCGAGCGCGTGTCGGACGGCTCGAACGTCATCGTTCGCATCTCGGATGCTCGAGAGCAGACGAAACCTGTGCTGCACGAGGGAACGGTCGTCGATGAAAACGCTCTCGACAATGTCGATAACCTCGATGGCGACGACGGGCGTTTCATCACGCCTGTTTTCGACTTCCTCGACGCATCCGATGAGACGCTGATCGGCTCGAAGGCACTCGGCCCGGACGAACTCGACGCCTGGGACTCGGATCACCAACTCTCCGTTCGTGGCGACGGTCACACGGGCGCGACAACGTTCGTGCTCGAGGACGGTACGGAGGTGCTGACGGACCTCCGACTCACTACGCAAAACGTGAGCGACGACGGTGGCGACCTCAATTCGACGGACTCGCTGCTCGCGTTCGATGGGCGGGAGTTCTTCGAGATTCTCGAGGAGGTTCGAACGCTCTCGGACGACGTAGTGGCTTGGTATGACCAGTCGTTCGTCGAGGATATTTATGCTGAACTCGACGCAGGGAATATCACGCCCGAGCAGGTTCGATCGCCTGAAGGGATGGCTCGGTTCCTATCGGGAACTGACGATCCTACTGATGAACGCTTCCAAATATCGTGGATGCAACAATTCGGGTTCGAGCGGCCTGATCTCCGACTCGTGCGTGGCATGAGGGTAAACTGGACCGGCGCAACGGACACCTGGATCGACCCCGACCCGAACCTCGACGATCGTCACGCTTACCCTGACGAGTACGTCGACGGCGAAACGTACAATGGTATGTTGTTCGGTACGGAGGATGTCGATTTCAAAAGCGGGAATCGGTACGCTGTGGGGTCTGAACGCTTCTCGAGGAGCGACGGGGGCCTGGCAGTTATCGACCAGATGGGCGACCCTGTACGCTACCATTCTCCTTCTGGCCGGGTGTTCGGCTCTCCCGAGCACAATATCGCAATCGGTGAATCTGGCGGTGACGTTGAGGCGATGAACACGACAGATGGGTCAGTCGCCTGGACGGGCTCGTACACTCACAACGGTTACAACCGTTGGGCTGGCCTGAGCAAGAACCAGGACGTGTTCGTTGTCGTCGATAGCCCTTCGGGCAGCGACCCGGCACCGGCAAAAACGTTCGACGTAGAAACTGGGGATGTCCTGTGGTCGAGTACGCTGGCAGACCAAGGTCGGCAACTCTCGGTTACGGAGAATTACTTGGCCCATCTCGGAACGTCATCGACGGACGGGCTGTGTATCTACGACCTCTACACCGGGACCGAGTACGTCGCTGAGTCGGGGGATTTCTACGATAATCTCCATGCTGCTGCGGAAACTGGTTCGGTCGTCGCCTCGGGTTGGGACGGGACGTACAAAGCCTACGATACCGACACCTGGGAGGTCCTATGGACCGGTTCGCATTCGCCGAATCATGCCATCGGACACGACGGGGTGTTGTATCTGGCGAACGGAACAACGCTGACTGCTCTCGAGGCAGATACTGGTACGGAGATGTGGACGTACACGGCCTCGGATTCGATCGTTTCGCTGAACGTTGCGCAGTCGGCTGACCACCTCGTATTAGGGGCGAGCGGAACTGTACGTGTGTCGTTCGATGGCGACGAGCTCGCCACTGTGGGCGGCCTGTCTCCGTACTGGCTCCGCCTCCCCAATGAATCACTCGACGGTGTGGCCGCTCGAGCGATCATGTTCGACGAGTCGACCCGTGACGAGGACGGCGAGGTGATCGAGCAAGGGCAAGGACAGGTCGACCTTTGGGACGGCGTGCTCGAGGTTGTCGAGATGTGGGACGCCGAAGGCGCCGATATCACACACGTCGACGATGGCACGATTTCGGACATTGAGGCGCTTGAAGGGACGCCGGACTCGATCGACACAATCGTCGAGGAGATGGACGAGTTCGATAGTGTCGATGATATTCGCTACACGCGTGACGTGCTGGCGATTATCGAGCACTACGAAGTCGATGCCACGGTCGGAAACGACGGCGATGCTGACGTACAAACGACTGAACCGGATTACACTGACCAGGACTACGACGCGGTAACGTCTGCTGAGTTCGCTGAGGCGATGGCTGAACTCGAGGAGTTGATCGCTCAACTCGAGAGCGAGAACGAGGAGACGAGCTCGAGCACCGAAGACGACGAGCCGCTGTTCGGCGGGCTGTTCGGAAGCTTCGACGGCGGCAGCGGAACCCTGCTCGGGTTCGGGCTCATCGCGGCGGTGGTCCTGGCGGTCGTCGGGATCGTGACCGACCTCCTCCCCTGGACGAGATAA